A region of the Desulfobacter postgatei 2ac9 genome:
GAAGAAAGTTACTTGCCGGCATGCACGCGGTATATCGAGTATAACCCGGTCCGTGCCGGTCTTGTAAAACGTCCTGAGGATTGGAAATGGAGTAGCGCCGGGGCGCATATGAATGAAAAGGATGACGTTCTTGTCAAAACAAGACCCTTGCTTGAGATTGTTAATAAATCTTGGGATGATTTTTTATCTTCGGATATTAAGGAATCTGAAATCGAATTGTTCAGAAAGCATGAACGTAACGGCCGACCCTTGGGAAAAACGACTTTTGTAAAGCAATTGGAGACTATTTTAGACAGACGGCTCAGGCCAAAGAAGCCAGGTCGAAGGAAAATAGGTAAGGTGTCACCGGATTAGTAATCTTGGGGGTCACAGCGCCGGTCAGCACCGCGCTCTGTCTCAAAACTACCACCTTGACAAAGCGTACGGCATGCCGTACAGTTATGTTGGTTTAAGATACAAGGAGGTATATATGAGAATATTATCGGTAACAGAAGCCCGTTCAAATCTCTACAGGCTTATTGATCAGACATCATCATCCCATGAGCCAATTATCATCACAGGAAAGAGAGGGAATGCGGTCCTTCTTTCTGAAGAAGACTGGAAATCAATTCAAGAGACAATGTTTTTACTTAACATCCCTGGAATGCGTGAATCCATACAAGATGGAATGTCAACTCCAGTAGAAGATTGCAGTGAGGATCTTGACTGGTGATTTGGAAAGTTGTCTATGCCAAACAAGCTCAGAAGGATGCAAAGAAACTATCAACATCGGGGTTAAAGTCAAAAGCAGAGGAAGTCATTGATATTTTAAAGGAAAACCCATACCAAACACCCCCTTCTTATGAAAAACTTGTAGGTGATTTATCTGGTGCATATTCAAGAAGATTAAATATTCAACATAGAATCGTATACCAAGTTATAAATGCTGATAAAATTGTTAAAGTTCTCCGCATGTGGACACATTATGAATGACAGAATCGGGATAGGACTCCCCATCACTGAGGCGCCTCCCACACCACTTGTTTTTTAAATTAGGCGGATCCCCTGATTCCGCCCAACACCATCAGGAGTAGAGCCATGAAATGGCCGAAGGATGCTGGCCACGAGGTAACGCCTCCGAGGGCCCACTGGCGAACCGTTTTGCATGAAGTGATTTTCGAGGCCGACACCCGGTTGGGGAAAGGATTCGACGTATTGCTCATTGTCAGCATTTTGGCCAGTGTTATAGCGGTGATGCTTGACAGTATCGCTGCCGTGCAGTCACATTACGGCAGCTTGCTCTATGCGATCGAGTGGGTATTTACGATTATCTTCACTGTCGAATACCTTTTGCGACTTATGTGTGTCGGCCGGCCACTCAAATACGCGGGCAGTTTTTATGGAGTAGTCGATTTGCTGGCGATCATCCCGACCTACGTTAGCCTATTCCTGCCGGGAAGCCAGTACCTGCTGGTCATCCGAATTCTGCGCATCCTGCGCATCTTCCGTATCCTGAAGCTGGTCCCCTATCTCGGGGAGGCGCGACTCCTTATGAAGGCGCTGCGGGCGAGTAGTCACAAGATTGCCGTCTTTATCTACACGGTAATGACCCTGGTGGTCATCTTCGGCTCACTGATGTATGTCATTGAGGGCGGAGGCAATGGCTTCACCAGCATTCCACGCAGCATCTACTGGGCAATCGTTACCCTCACTACGGTCGGATATGGTGATATTTCGCCTCAAACTGTCCTTGGCCAGACGCTGGCGTCGATGGTGATGATTCTCGGCTATGCCATCATCGCCGTGCCTACTGGTATTGTGACCGTGGAAATGTCGCGGGCTTTCGGCCGTAAAGTTTCCACCCAGGTCTGCCCGGAGTGCAGCGCTGAAGGTCACGATGCCGATGCCCGCCACTGCAAGTTTTGTGGTGCGGTGTTGTAATGCTGATTTAAGCGCAATGTTCCAAAAGCGATAAGCTCAGCAATCTTGAAAGGTAAAGAACATAATCGGGATAGGACTCCCCATCACTGAGGAGCCCTCCCACACTCCCCGCCTCCATCCGGCTGGATCTAAGACTTGCCAAATGTATTTGAATTTTATACATTTGACTCACTTTTAATAAGATGTGCCGTGCCCGGCACACCACAAAACGCCGGCAGAACAGTTCTGCTCAGCGCGCCGTTATTTCTTTAAAAGAGAATGCAATGACTATAGACGCTATTAAAAAAACGAAACAAGCATTTCTGATACTTGGACTATTTTTAGCCATAGCAATTACAATTAATTTTTTTGTCTTGAATTTTTTTGATCAGAAAAGTTCATATCGAGCAGCACATAGCTTGGTTGGAATTCTCTCTTTAATGGGGTTTGTATTGACTTTCTCAAACTCAGTTCGTTCAAAAATCAGATTAATATTTATGTTTTTTATTTCACTTATTCCATGTTATTTCGGAACAATTTTTTCAGATCTGGATATTACATTGCTAGGAATTGGGCAACATCGAAATCCAATTTTTCACAGTGGATTATTGTTCTTTTTAATTTTATTTGTTGCCAGACCTTTCAAATCGGTATTCCTGACCTTGATTGTTGTGGGTTTTGGCGTCGGCCTAGGTTCTCATCTAATCTGGGATTTATTCGACCAGGCAGATGTACGATGGATTCCTGGTGGTTTCCTCGACAGTTTTTGGCTTGGCATTAACGGACTATTTTGTTTAATTTTTGCCAGAAGTTTTTTATTGTTTCGGTTGGATATTTCTAAAATGAAATCTACATAAAGAAAAGAAATGAGAATTTTAAGAAAATACCTAAACAGCATCTTGTTAAACGGTTAGAAAAAATTGGTGAACTAAAAAACAACCCAAGGCCGGATGGAAGTGAAAACCTAACAAGCTATGATTTATATAACAACAGCGTCTGGAATAAAATTATGAAAATTACCGTATTAGACTATGGGGCGGGTAATGTCCGCAGCCTGATCAATGCTGTGGAAAAAATGGGCGGCAGCATTAAAATGGTTGAGAAACCTGAAGATATCCTGGCAGCAGAAAGGCTTATTTTCCCTGGTGTCGGCAATTATGGGGCCATGCTTGAAATCCTTCATGCGCGTGGGTTTGTCGCGCCTCTGCGGGAATATCTCAACGCTGACCGGCCGTTTCTGGGCATCTGCGTGGGTATGCAGGCCCTGTTTGAGGGCAGTGAGGAAGAACTGGTCCCCAACGAGAGCATTGGATTTTTTAAAGGCCGGGTGAAACGTTTCAGAACTGAACTGTCCGTGCCCCACATCGGGTGGAACGGAATCCACATCAAACAGGACTCCCCTTTTCTTGACGGGGTGGAACCGGATACAAAATTTTATTTTGTCCATTCCTACCATGTCGTGCCCGAAAATCCGGACGTTATCCTGACCACCACCACCTATGATTACCCTTATGCCTCGGCTGTGCAGCAGGGCAATATTATCGGCACCCAGTTCCATCCGGAAAAAAGCGGGGCTGCCGGCATGAAGCTACTTGATAATTTCATCCACTCAGATAGCCTTAAAGCCCGGGGGCCTGCTGACATACCGGCTAAAGGCCTGTCAAAACGGGTGATTGCCTGCCTGGATGTCCGGTCCAACGACACTGGGGATTTAGTGGTCACCAAAGGGGATCAGTATGATGTCAGGGAAGCGGGCAGTGTTAGAAATCTTGGCAAACCCGTGGCTTTGGCCAAAAAATATTACGAGCAGGGCGCTGACGAGATCACCTTTTTAAATATAACAGGATTCAGGGATTTTCCCCTGGAAGATATGCCCATGCTAAAGGTCCTGGAAGAAACCTCAAAGCAGGTGTTTGTGCCCCTGACCATTGGCGGGGGTATCCGGGAATTCACAGATGCCCGGGGCCGGCACTATTCGTCCCTGGATGTTGCGTCCCGGTATTTCAGGGCCGGTGCGGATAAGGTTTCCATTGGATCTGATGCGGTGTATATTGCCATGGCATACCTTGAATCCGGGCAAAAAACAAAGAGATCAGCCATTGAAGAGATTTCAAGGGTTTACGGGGCCCAGGCCGTGGTGATTTCCGTTGATCCCAAAAGGGCATGGGTCGCTTCCCCGGAAGATGCACCCAAGCACCATGTGGTCAAGGTGACATCCGGGGAAAAAGGCCCTAACGGTGAAGTATATTGCTGGTACCAGTGTACGGTGAGCGGAGGCCGGAAAGCCATGGATATTGATGCCGTGGCCCTGGCAAAGGCCTGTGAAGCGTTGGGGGCCGGTGAAATCCTGCTCAACTGCATAGATAAGGATGGAACAAAATCCGGGTTTGATCTGGACCTGATCAATGCCGTGCGCAGCAATGTCACTATCCCGGTGATTGCCTCTTCCGGTGCCGGGTGTGAGGCGCATTTTTCCGAAGTGTTTAAATGTACAAAGGCTGAAGCGGCATTGGCCGCAGGTATCTTTCACCGGGAAGAAGTGCCCATCCAGTCAGTGAAACAGCATCTTGCCGAACAGGGCATTGAGGTGCGAAAGTGACTTGAGATTAAAGGTTCAGGCAACCTTTAACAGCATTTCTACTTCCTCCATCCGGCAGGCGAAGTCTGCGATAATTTTCAATGTATCTTCGGCTGAAATACCAATATGGTCCATGGCCTGCCGATGGAACCGATACGCAAGTCCGTCCGCCCCCACCCCCATGCCCATCATCATGCATATACAGTCGGATAGATAGACCACAGCGAGATCCTTGTCCCTGACCATGGTCTCGCTGCTAAGATGATGGTTACGGATGATTCCGACCATTCTGGGGGAGAACTTCCATATTTTGGCAATCATTGCGCCAAGCTCGGCATGGTCCACGCCGATAATCTGTTTTTCAGCCTCCATAAAACTGAAGTTTTCATTAATTACCAGATTGGAGATTTTTTCAAAGGCATCCTGGATGAATTTATCCAGAACGGTTTTGCCGATATCCTTGAGAAGTGATGCGGTGAATATGCTGTTTTTATTCGGCAGATCCAATTGGACAGCCACCTGTTTTGCAATGAGGGCCGACGATACGGAATATTTCCATAACGCGCCTTCGTGCAAATCATACCCTTTCTGGGTGCCTTTGACTGCCTGGCTGCATAGCTTGAGCATTACCAGGTCCACAACATGGTTTGTACCCAGCATCATGGCGGCTTCCTGGATGGTTTCAGCGGGGCGTTTCAAACCAAAATATGCGGAATTGGCAGTTCGAAGGATATTTGCGGTAATGGCAGGATCGTACTGGATGATTTTAGTAATGTCTTTCATGGATGAATTGGGGTCATCTATGATTTCCAAAAGGGAGTTGACCACGGCAGGAATAGGTTTTAAATTTTTTATTTCCTTGATCACTATTTGCAGGTTGCTCATAACTGCACCTCTCCTAATCCGGATGTTTTCAAATAAATCTTTCCGGAGGCTATCTCCATTTTTATTGCCCGGTTTGAATACCCCCCAACAGCCTGTTTCCAGATGGAAAGATTATTTTGGGTCAATATCTGCATCAGTGCTGAATAGTTTTGTCTGCCGATATTGAAAATTCCTTCCTGTTCCATAATTTCAGCTCCCCCTGCAACAAAGACTTTAATTCTGGATTTTTCAGCACCCAGTGCATATACTTGTTTAAACAGCTCCGGGATGCCGGTATCAGCGAACATGAATGGATTGCTTTTTGCCTTTATTTCATCAATGGCGGAGTTCGGAAGTATATAGTGAAGTATCCCTCCGACTCCGGCCTGGGGATCATATATTGCAAGCCCGACGCATGAACCAAGCGAGTATGTCACAATGGTATCACCGCTCCGGTTGCTGACTTTCATATCTGCTATACCTACGATGTGTTCCATGTTGCCTCGATTCTTTAGAGTAAGTACCGGCGGGACGCGTTCTCAATATGATAAAAATCGTTAAAACGGAATATCATCGTCCGGAACGGATTGGTCATACCCCTCTGGCGTGCCGGGCTGGGCAGGTCCCTGGAAATTATCTGAATTGGGCGCAGGTCGGTTTGGGGTATATCCACCACGACCGCCGGAATTCGGTTGATTCTGATATCCGCCTCTCTGGTAATCTGATTCCCCTGGACCGGACTGGCCGCCGCCATCCCTGCTGCCTAGAAACATAAAGTTTGAAACGACAATTTCCGTGGTGTAGTGTGTCTGGCCATCTTTTTCCCAGTTTCGGGTCTGCAGCCGCCCTTCAATATAAACCTGTTTTCCCTTGGACAGGTATTTTTCACAGGTTTCAGCCTGTTTGCCGAATACCACAATCCTGTGCCATTCTGTTTTATCCTGGCGCTCCCCCGTGTTTTTGTCGGTCCAGGTTTCAGTGGTGGCCAGTGAAAAATTTACCACTGCCAGTCCCTGCTGGGTATACCTGATTTCAGGGTCTTTTCCCAAATTACCGATGAGGATGACTTTGTTTAAACCTGCCATATTCAACTCTCCTTCACTATTTAATAATCTAAGGAAGAGACTTCCAGCGCATGCTTCTGGATAAAATTGCGCCGGGGTTCCACCTCTTCTCCCATGAGCAGGGTAAATATCTCGTCTGCTTTTTCCGCATCTTCAATATCCACCCTGAGCATAATCCGTTTTTCCGGATTCATGGTTGTTTCCCACAACTGGTCTGCATTCATCTCACCCAGACCTTTGTAGCGCTGTATATTGATCCCCTTTTTGGCTTCGGCCATCAGAAATTCGTACAGACCCTGTAAATCTTCAAGGATATTTACTGTTTTTGCATCAGCCGCCTTCGAGGAAAGGGAAAAGGGCGGACGGTTCAGGCCTTGTATTTTTTCATAAGCCTGGCGCATTTTCTGGTAG
Encoded here:
- a CDS encoding Txe/YoeB family addiction module toxin codes for the protein MIWKVVYAKQAQKDAKKLSTSGLKSKAEEVIDILKENPYQTPPSYEKLVGDLSGAYSRRLNIQHRIVYQVINADKIVKVLRMWTHYE
- a CDS encoding HDOD domain-containing protein, with amino-acid sequence MSNLQIVIKEIKNLKPIPAVVNSLLEIIDDPNSSMKDITKIIQYDPAITANILRTANSAYFGLKRPAETIQEAAMMLGTNHVVDLVMLKLCSQAVKGTQKGYDLHEGALWKYSVSSALIAKQVAVQLDLPNKNSIFTASLLKDIGKTVLDKFIQDAFEKISNLVINENFSFMEAEKQIIGVDHAELGAMIAKIWKFSPRMVGIIRNHHLSSETMVRDKDLAVVYLSDCICMMMGMGVGADGLAYRFHRQAMDHIGISAEDTLKIIADFACRMEEVEMLLKVA
- a CDS encoding type II toxin-antitoxin system Phd/YefM family antitoxin, with the protein product MRILSVTEARSNLYRLIDQTSSSHEPIIITGKRGNAVLLSEEDWKSIQETMFLLNIPGMRESIQDGMSTPVEDCSEDLDW
- a CDS encoding imidazole glycerol phosphate synthase HisHF; protein product: MKITVLDYGAGNVRSLINAVEKMGGSIKMVEKPEDILAAERLIFPGVGNYGAMLEILHARGFVAPLREYLNADRPFLGICVGMQALFEGSEEELVPNESIGFFKGRVKRFRTELSVPHIGWNGIHIKQDSPFLDGVEPDTKFYFVHSYHVVPENPDVILTTTTYDYPYASAVQQGNIIGTQFHPEKSGAAGMKLLDNFIHSDSLKARGPADIPAKGLSKRVIACLDVRSNDTGDLVVTKGDQYDVREAGSVRNLGKPVALAKKYYEQGADEITFLNITGFRDFPLEDMPMLKVLEETSKQVFVPLTIGGGIREFTDARGRHYSSLDVASRYFRAGADKVSIGSDAVYIAMAYLESGQKTKRSAIEEISRVYGAQAVVISVDPKRAWVASPEDAPKHHVVKVTSGEKGPNGEVYCWYQCTVSGGRKAMDIDAVALAKACEALGAGEILLNCIDKDGTKSGFDLDLINAVRSNVTIPVIASSGAGCEAHFSEVFKCTKAEAALAAGIFHREEVPIQSVKQHLAEQGIEVRK
- a CDS encoding single-stranded DNA-binding protein translates to MAGLNKVILIGNLGKDPEIRYTQQGLAVVNFSLATTETWTDKNTGERQDKTEWHRIVVFGKQAETCEKYLSKGKQVYIEGRLQTRNWEKDGQTHYTTEIVVSNFMFLGSRDGGGQSGPGESDYQRGGYQNQPNSGGRGGYTPNRPAPNSDNFQGPAQPGTPEGYDQSVPDDDIPF
- a CDS encoding chemotaxis protein CheD, with protein sequence MEHIVGIADMKVSNRSGDTIVTYSLGSCVGLAIYDPQAGVGGILHYILPNSAIDEIKAKSNPFMFADTGIPELFKQVYALGAEKSRIKVFVAGGAEIMEQEGIFNIGRQNYSALMQILTQNNLSIWKQAVGGYSNRAIKMEIASGKIYLKTSGLGEVQL
- a CDS encoding ion transporter, whose protein sequence is MKWPKDAGHEVTPPRAHWRTVLHEVIFEADTRLGKGFDVLLIVSILASVIAVMLDSIAAVQSHYGSLLYAIEWVFTIIFTVEYLLRLMCVGRPLKYAGSFYGVVDLLAIIPTYVSLFLPGSQYLLVIRILRILRIFRILKLVPYLGEARLLMKALRASSHKIAVFIYTVMTLVVIFGSLMYVIEGGGNGFTSIPRSIYWAIVTLTTVGYGDISPQTVLGQTLASMVMILGYAIIAVPTGIVTVEMSRAFGRKVSTQVCPECSAEGHDADARHCKFCGAVL